The Novosphingobium sp. PP1Y genome window below encodes:
- a CDS encoding carboxymuconolactone decarboxylase family protein — protein sequence MSQRLDHLRQHPELTAKLTELTLAVKKGAVERDILSLAEIRASQLNGCAFCVDMHIKEATLHGERPLRLHHVAIWRESTLFTDRERAALEWTEAVTRLSPQGVPDAVYAQAREHFSERELVDLTYMIMVINAWNRASIAFRSVPGSADKAFGLDRAGLA from the coding sequence ATGTCGCAGCGTCTGGACCACCTTAGGCAGCATCCCGAACTCACCGCCAAGCTCACGGAGCTCACTCTGGCGGTAAAGAAGGGGGCTGTAGAAAGAGACATTCTCTCCCTCGCCGAAATTCGCGCCTCGCAGCTCAATGGCTGCGCGTTCTGCGTAGACATGCACATCAAGGAAGCGACTCTTCATGGGGAGCGCCCGCTGCGGCTGCATCATGTCGCAATCTGGCGGGAATCGACGTTGTTCACCGATCGGGAACGCGCGGCGCTGGAGTGGACTGAAGCCGTGACGCGCCTTTCGCCGCAAGGCGTGCCGGACGCTGTCTATGCACAAGCGCGGGAGCACTTCTCGGAGCGGGAACTGGTCGACCTCACCTACATGATCATGGTCATCAACGCCTGGAACCGCGCCTCCATCGCCTTTCGCTCCGTTCCCGGATCGGCGGACAAGGCCTTCGGCCTCGACCGCGCCGGACTCGCCTGA